The Xenorhabdus poinarii G6 nucleotide sequence TCTTGGGCAATGCCCCGAAACAAAAAAAGGGTAAAACAGACGCCCATAAAACCAAAGACGCCTGTGCTAACTTTAAATGATGCATTAATCCCAATTTAAGATAACTTTGCCAGATTGCCCGGATCGCATAATATCAAAGCCTTTCTGGTAATCATCAATGGCAAATTGGTGAGTGATAATCGGGGACAAATCCAAACCAGACTGGATCAACGCGGCCATCTTATACCAGGTTTCGAACATCTCACGTCCGTAAATCCCCTTAATGAATAGCCCCTTAAAGATGACTTGATTCCAGTCTATTGCCATGTCTGATGGCGGGATCCCCAACAGTGCGATACGTCCGCCGTGATTCATGGTATTCAGTAACGTACGAAATGCAGGGGGTGCACCTGACATCTCCAACCCCACATCAAAACCTTCTGTCATGCCCAGCTCTGCCATCACATCGGTCAGGTTTTCTTCACTGACATTCACAGCACGAGTAACCCCCATTTTGCGGGCCAGCTCAAGGCGATATTCGTTCACATCAGTAATCACGACATGGCGGGCACCCACATGCTTACACACTGCCGCGGCCATAATCCCAATAGGGCCTGCACCGGATACCAGTACATCTTCCCCCACCAGATCAAAAGACAACGCCGTGTGTACCGCGTTACCGAAGGGGTCAAAAATAGCCGCCATCTCATCCGGAATATTCTCCGGAATTTTAAAGGCATTAAATGCCGGAATAACCAGATACTCAGCAAAAGCACCTTCACGGTTCACACCAACACCGGTGGTATTGCGGCATAAGTGAGTACGCCCACCACGACAATTACGGCAGTGACCACAAGTAATATGGCCTTCACCAGATACGCGATCACCAATCTCGAAGCCTTTTACTTCCTGGCCAATCGCAACCACTTCACCAACATATTCGTGTCCTACCACCATTGGCACAGGGATCGTTTTTTGGGACCAATCATCCCAGTTATAGATGTGAACATCTGTCCCGCAAATGGCTGTTTTACGGATTTTAATCATCACATCATTGTGCCCAATCGTTGGTGTGGGCACATCCGTCATCCAGATACCTTCTTCTGACTTTAATTTAGACAATGCTTTCATAATGAAACCTTAGGCAATGACGTTCAATTGCTTGCCGATGCGTATAAATGCAGCCACCACACGCTCAATTTGCGCTTCCGTATGGGCAGCGGAGATCTGAGTACGGATGCGAGCCTGATCTTTAGGAACAACCGGATAGAAGAAGCCAATCACATAGATGCCTTCTTTCAAGAGTTCCGCGGCGAATTCCTGCGCCAATTTCGCATCACCCAACATGACCGGGATGATTGCATGGTCAGCGCCTGCCAACGTGAAGCCCGCGGCAGTCATTTTTTCACGGAAAATATTCACATTTCGCCAAAGACGCTCACGCAGCTCATCTCCATCTTTCAACATATCCAGCACTTTGATTGATGCAGCGACAATCGCCGGAGCCAGTGAATTAGAGAACAGATACGGACGTGAACGCTGGCGCAACCATTCAACGACTTCTTTACGGGCCGCGGTATACCCCCCGGATGCACCACCTAACGCTTTGCCGAGCGTACCAGTGATAATGTCAACACGCCCCATGACATCACAATATTCATGGGTTCCACGTCCCTGCTTACCAACAAAGCCAACCGCATGTGAATCGTCAACCATCACCAGAGCACCAAATTCATCTGCCAGATCACAGATGGATTTTAAGTCAGCAATTACGCCATCCATTGAAAAGACCCCGTCAGTCGCGATCAGGATATTTTGACCCCCTTCGGCTTTTGCTTTTTCTAGCTGTGCTCTTAATTCCTGCATATTATTATTGGTATAGCGGTAACGTTTCGCTTTACATAACCGGATACCATCAATAATGGAAGCATGGTTCAAAGCATCAGAGATAATGGCATCTTCTGGCCCAAACAGGGTTTCAAATAAACCCCCGTTTGCATCAAAGCAAGACGAGTACAAAATAGCATCTTCCATACCCAAAAATTCAGCGATCTTATTTTCTAATACTTTGTGGGTGTCTTGCGTACCACAAATAAAGCGAACAGAAGCCATACCAAAACCGTGGCTATCCATTCCTGCTTTTGCGGCAGCGATCAGATCCGGGTGATTGGCCAAACCTAAGTAGTTATTGGCACAAAAATTAATGACCTGCTTACCCTCAGTCACAGCAATATTGGCATTCTGGGCAGAAGTGATGATACGTTCACTTTTAAATAGCCCTTCAGAACGGGCCTGCTCCAACTGTTCATTAATTTTCTGATAAAACGACGCTGACATTTTTCTCTCCTGAATACCTGATTAAGTGAAAGGCGTGGTGTATTTTACGGGTAGATCCGGCGAGTGACGACACAACGAGAAAGATAATATCAACTTTGTAAAGCTGATCACGGCTCAGAGCCTGGCATACAGCAAGATTTCAGGATATTCCCCTGTTTAAGCTGCTGTCGTTAATAGGGTTAAGTGCTATTATACGCACAAATTGCAGCAACAAGGCCGCAATGTGGAAAGATCCGGGTGTAAAAATCTGGGTACAGCGTGAACTGACTATTTAGAGGTGAGCCAAATGATTATTGTCACTGGTGGCGCAGGGTTTATTGGCAGCAATATTGTCAAGGCACTGAATGACGAAGGCTATAAGGATATTCTGGTTGTTGATAACCTGAAAGACGGTACAAAATTCGTCAATTTGGTTGATTTGGATATCACCGATTATATGGATAAAGAAGATTTCATTGCCAGTATCGTTGCGGGTGATGATTTAGGCGATATTGACGCCATTTTCCATGAGGGTGCGTGCTCATCCACCACCGAATGGGATGGTAAGTATATGATGGATAACAATTATCAGTACTCCAAAGATATACTGCACTATTGTCTGGATCGTCAAATCCCTTTCCTGTATGCCTCCTCTGCTGCAACTTATGGTGGTCGTAGTGACAATTTTATTGAAGCTCGTCAATATGAAAAGCCTCTCAATGTTTATGGTTACTCTAAGTTCCTGTTTGATCAATATGTTCGTGATATTTTGCCTCACGCAGATTCCCAGATTTGTGGTTTCCGTTATTTCAATGTGTACGGGCCACGGGAAGGGCATAAGGGCAGCATGGCAAGTGTCGCCTACCATTTGAATCATCAGATTCATCAAGGCCAAAATCCGAAGTTGTTTGCTGGTAGTGAACATTTCCGCCGCGATTTCATCTACGTCGGTGATGTTACCGCAGTCAATCTGTGGTTCTGGAAAAATAGCATTTCCGGTATTTTTAATTGTGGAACAGGCCGCGCTGAATCTTTCCAGGCTGTTGCCGATGCTGTCACTCAATTCCACCAAGAAAAATCGCCTGTTGTGGAATACATCGATTTCCCCGAAAAGTTAAAAGGGCATTATCAGCGTTTTACTCAAGCAGACCTGACAAAACTTCGTGCCACGGGTTATGAAACACCGTTCAAAACCGTCGCGGAAGGTGTCGCTGAATATATGCAATGGCTCAATCAGGATAATTAATCGATTTCTATGAAGATATTGGTGATTGGCCCATCATGGGTGGGTGACATGATGATGTCACAAAGCCTCTACCGTACGTTGAAAGCGTTATACCCTCATGCAGACATTGATGTGATGGCACCAGCATGGTGCCGCCCATTACTGGCAAAAATGCCAGAAGTGAATCAGGCGTTGGCGATGCCGCTCGGCCATGGTGCCCTTGCTTTAGGTGAGCGCCGACGCCTTGGGTTTACATTGCGCGAAAATAAATACGATCATGCCTATGTATTACCCAACTCATTCAAATCTGCATTGATTCCTTTCTTTGCCAATATTCCTCGGCGTACCGGTTGGCGCGGTGAAATGCGTTACGGATTGCTGAATGATATCCGGGTTCTGAATAAGCGGGCTTTTCCACTCATGGTTCAGCGCTACGTGGCTCTCGCATATGAAGGGAAAAACATACGCAGTGCCGATGACTTCCCTCACCCACTATTGTGGCCACAATTAAGTGTCAATGATGAAGACATTGCAGAATCAACCTCTGCCTTCAATATTGCCGATCACCGCCCGATTATTGGCTTCTGCCCCGGTGCTGAGTTTGGTCCAGCCAAACGCTGGCCGCATTATCACTATGCAACCCTGGCCGAACAGTTAATTACCGAAAAAGGTTATCAGATATTGTTGTTTGGTTCCGATAAAGATCATCCGGCGGGTGAAGATATTCGTACCCTGTTAAGTGATGAGGCTCGTGAGAACTGTCTCAATTTAGCGGGGAAAACCTCACTTGAGCAGGCCGTCAATATCATCGCAGGCTGCGATGCTATCGTCACCAATGATTCAGGTTTGATGCATGTGGCGGCCGCCTTAAACCGGCCATTAGTCGCATTATATGGGCCAAGTAGCCCTGATTTTACGCCGCCGCTATCAAATAAAGCTGAAATCATCCGCTTGATTACGGGTTACCATAAAATCAGAAAAGGTGACAGCGATGGCGGCTATCACCAAAGTCTGATCGATATTCAACCTGCAATGGTGTTATCTTCATTAGCGAAATTGCTACCGGCGGAGAGCCAAAATTAATGCGTGTTTTACTGGTGAAAACATCCTCAATGGGGGATGTGCTACATACTCTGCCAGCATTAACTGATGCCAGAACGTGCTTGCCTGATATTCAATTTGATTGGGTCGTCGAAGAAGGGTTTGCTCAAATTCCAGCCTGGCACAATGCTATCGAAAATGTGATCCCCGTAGCTATCCGTCGTTGGCGTCAACATTGGTTCAGGAAAGATGTTCGTGCAGAAAGAGCGCAATTTAAGCGACAACTTCAACAATGCCAGTATGACGCTATCATTGATGCGCAAGGATTGTTGAAAAGTGCTTTTTTAGTGACTCGGCTGGCACAAGGCCCAAAACACGGTTACGACCGGAAAAGTATCCGCGAACCCATCGCCAGTTTCTTTTACGATCACGGCCATACCATCAGTAAAAAACAGCATGCCGTTGAACGCATTCGAGCTTTATTTGCGGAGAGTTTGGGTTACAAAAAGCCTTCAGAGCAAGGTGATTACGCCATCGCACGCCATTTTTTGCACCCGTCAGCCCATCGCGAAGGGCATTATCTGGTTTTCCTCCATGCAACTACGCGTGATGAAAAGCATTGGCCAGAAAAACATTGGCGACAACTTATTGAAGCAATCCAGCCGACAGGTATGCGCATTAAACTCCCTTGGGGGGCAGAGCATGAACATCAACGGGCATTAAGGCTGGCAGCCGGATTTTCCCATGTTGATGTACTGCCAAAGCTGTCACTATCGGAAATCGCGCACATCCTTGCGGGAGCAGAAGCCGTGGTTTCAGTCGATACGGGGTTAAGTCACCTTACAGCCGCCCTTGATCGGCCCAATATTACGCTATTTGGGCCGACTGATCCCGGATTGATTGGGGGATATGGAAAAGATCAGCATTCTCTGACATCGGTGGATAATACGATGGAAGGTATTATGCCACGGGAGGTTGAGCTGCTTTTACAGAATAAATTAAACAAGCACTTTTCCTAATGGTAATGTTTCACACCAACGATTTTTATATTCAAAAGTAGGATTACCCAAGGAATAGCGCATGGTCTTATCTCCCTTTTGGCACTGTGCTTTTGCTTCTTGGATATTGACCCACATTAAAACACTCCCAACGCTGAGGTGAGCATATTCGGGATCATAACCACCATTAATGGCATCAAAGGAAACCCATTTGGGGCTATCGGCCCACAGAACAAAATCATAAGCACAAGGTTTACCATTGATCAGCAACACATTACCAAATATATGCTCACGAAGCTCTGAGTATATTTCAAGAAGATGCTTTTTCTGCTCCTCAGAATGGCGATAATCCCAACGCTTTTGATACAAATCGACATAAATATTTACCAATTCTTCCGCACTAAATTCACTTGAAGGGTGAATTTCTCCTCCTGCACGTTTAAATTTGTTGATCTCGTTGCTGCGATTACGACGGGTTTTATAAGAGAAACTATCTTTTATAAGACAAATCTGACGCTTACTGAAAAGGGGCTTATAACTGACATTGATAAAGTTTTTTTCATGAATAGATGATAATCTTTTCGATTTTATTGGTAAAAATAGTTTTGCATCCGTTGCAACAGGAAAAATAATCTCATCATGAGGTAGTGGATATGAACCGTGTATATTCTCTACTAATTTTTTATTTTTGACAGAAAAACACACACCATCAATAGTATGTTCATTTTTCTTTATATAGAAGGAAAAACGACTTCCTTCTATATGGTTATCCAAAAAAGAAACAATGTTCGGATGTGTTAATACCCCGCCACCAAAGAGAGCATAAGCTTCTTTATACTGTTCTAGATTGCATTCTTTCCATCCTGAAAAAAGTGTTTTTAACTTATCCATAGCGCCCCGAAAAAATACCGTTACAATTTAATGACAAAAAATTAACTCACACTACTATCTTATAGTAAATCATACAAGGGGCTGTCCTAGATTATATTGGTTATCTAGGACAGCCCCTAAATTTATAAAGATACTTTGTTGTTCAGTAAGCGTGTACCACACAGCACTTTATCCACTTCAGATAAGACTACATCAGGCGATATAATTGCCATTACATTTGTATCATTTATTCTATTTAATGGCATCATCGCACCGACAATAATATTGTGGAACTCAGGATTCTGATAAGGGCCTGTATAATAAGGAAAAGCTGTTACAAATAAGCTAATAGTAGGTACTTTTAAGGCAATCGCTATATGCATCGGCCCCGTATCACCAGTAACAAGTACATCTAATTCATTTATTTTTTGTGTCAATTCTACTAATGTTGTTTTTCCAATAAGTTGATTTATCCTATTATGATATTTACCTGGCAACAATGCCATAAAATCTTGTTGTAAATGCATATCATTAGGCGAACCTATTAATACGATCTGCGTAGTATTATCATTACTTAAAATATGGGATGCCACTTGAACAAAATTCTTTACGGGCCAACAGCGCTCAGGTGAAGATGCCCCCATTTGAAACCCAATTGATACATGATTTTTACTGATTGTACTAACACAACAAGGCAGATGCATTTCAATACAGGATGTTGACGTTGTATCACATCCTAATGGTTTTATTAATTCAAGTTTCCGTTGAATAATATGTCCTCTATATGATTCAACATAATTAGTTAGCCATTTTTCAATTAGTTTATTTTCATTGTAATTGTCCCTAAACACAAATTTAGCACCAGACATAATAGCACTCAAATAATCATATGGATTGTGTGAGTGTAGAATGATAGCCAAATCAGGCTTACCTGATTTATTTATTTCTCTCAATAAATTAGGGATATGATTCACTTTATTATTCCATGTGATAACCTTATCCCAATCAGCACCATCTTCAAGAAAAGATTTAAAATTCTGATGACAAATCAATGTAATAAAAGCATTTTTAAACCTTTT carries:
- the kbl gene encoding glycine C-acetyltransferase — translated: MSASFYQKINEQLEQARSEGLFKSERIITSAQNANIAVTEGKQVINFCANNYLGLANHPDLIAAAKAGMDSHGFGMASVRFICGTQDTHKVLENKIAEFLGMEDAILYSSCFDANGGLFETLFGPEDAIISDALNHASIIDGIRLCKAKRYRYTNNNMQELRAQLEKAKAEGGQNILIATDGVFSMDGVIADLKSICDLADEFGALVMVDDSHAVGFVGKQGRGTHEYCDVMGRVDIITGTLGKALGGASGGYTAARKEVVEWLRQRSRPYLFSNSLAPAIVAASIKVLDMLKDGDELRERLWRNVNIFREKMTAAGFTLAGADHAIIPVMLGDAKLAQEFAAELLKEGIYVIGFFYPVVPKDQARIRTQISAAHTEAQIERVVAAFIRIGKQLNVIA
- the rfaD gene encoding ADP-glyceromanno-heptose 6-epimerase, yielding MIIVTGGAGFIGSNIVKALNDEGYKDILVVDNLKDGTKFVNLVDLDITDYMDKEDFIASIVAGDDLGDIDAIFHEGACSSTTEWDGKYMMDNNYQYSKDILHYCLDRQIPFLYASSAATYGGRSDNFIEARQYEKPLNVYGYSKFLFDQYVRDILPHADSQICGFRYFNVYGPREGHKGSMASVAYHLNHQIHQGQNPKLFAGSEHFRRDFIYVGDVTAVNLWFWKNSISGIFNCGTGRAESFQAVADAVTQFHQEKSPVVEYIDFPEKLKGHYQRFTQADLTKLRATGYETPFKTVAEGVAEYMQWLNQDN
- a CDS encoding glycosyltransferase family 9 protein, with protein sequence MEKYFKHKLVDLFLKMYTRRWDFTQSRIEFNKLEEKNFSNIIIYSTTALGDFLLNTPAIHAVRKRFKNAFITLICHQNFKSFLEDGADWDKVITWNNKVNHIPNLLREINKSGKPDLAIILHSHNPYDYLSAIMSGAKFVFRDNYNENKLIEKWLTNYVESYRGHIIQRKLELIKPLGCDTTSTSCIEMHLPCCVSTISKNHVSIGFQMGASSPERCWPVKNFVQVASHILSNDNTTQIVLIGSPNDMHLQQDFMALLPGKYHNRINQLIGKTTLVELTQKINELDVLVTGDTGPMHIAIALKVPTISLFVTAFPYYTGPYQNPEFHNIIVGAMMPLNRINDTNVMAIISPDVVLSEVDKVLCGTRLLNNKVSL
- a CDS encoding GNAT family N-acetyltransferase; protein product: MDKLKTLFSGWKECNLEQYKEAYALFGGGVLTHPNIVSFLDNHIEGSRFSFYIKKNEHTIDGVCFSVKNKKLVENIHGSYPLPHDEIIFPVATDAKLFLPIKSKRLSSIHEKNFINVSYKPLFSKRQICLIKDSFSYKTRRNRSNEINKFKRAGGEIHPSSEFSAEELVNIYVDLYQKRWDYRHSEEQKKHLLEIYSELREHIFGNVLLINGKPCAYDFVLWADSPKWVSFDAINGGYDPEYAHLSVGSVLMWVNIQEAKAQCQKGDKTMRYSLGNPTFEYKNRWCETLPLGKVLV
- the rfaF gene encoding ADP-heptose--LPS heptosyltransferase RfaF; amino-acid sequence: MKILVIGPSWVGDMMMSQSLYRTLKALYPHADIDVMAPAWCRPLLAKMPEVNQALAMPLGHGALALGERRRLGFTLRENKYDHAYVLPNSFKSALIPFFANIPRRTGWRGEMRYGLLNDIRVLNKRAFPLMVQRYVALAYEGKNIRSADDFPHPLLWPQLSVNDEDIAESTSAFNIADHRPIIGFCPGAEFGPAKRWPHYHYATLAEQLITEKGYQILLFGSDKDHPAGEDIRTLLSDEARENCLNLAGKTSLEQAVNIIAGCDAIVTNDSGLMHVAAALNRPLVALYGPSSPDFTPPLSNKAEIIRLITGYHKIRKGDSDGGYHQSLIDIQPAMVLSSLAKLLPAESQN
- the rfaC gene encoding lipopolysaccharide heptosyltransferase RfaC gives rise to the protein MRVLLVKTSSMGDVLHTLPALTDARTCLPDIQFDWVVEEGFAQIPAWHNAIENVIPVAIRRWRQHWFRKDVRAERAQFKRQLQQCQYDAIIDAQGLLKSAFLVTRLAQGPKHGYDRKSIREPIASFFYDHGHTISKKQHAVERIRALFAESLGYKKPSEQGDYAIARHFLHPSAHREGHYLVFLHATTRDEKHWPEKHWRQLIEAIQPTGMRIKLPWGAEHEHQRALRLAAGFSHVDVLPKLSLSEIAHILAGAEAVVSVDTGLSHLTAALDRPNITLFGPTDPGLIGGYGKDQHSLTSVDNTMEGIMPREVELLLQNKLNKHFS
- the tdh gene encoding L-threonine 3-dehydrogenase; the protein is MKALSKLKSEEGIWMTDVPTPTIGHNDVMIKIRKTAICGTDVHIYNWDDWSQKTIPVPMVVGHEYVGEVVAIGQEVKGFEIGDRVSGEGHITCGHCRNCRGGRTHLCRNTTGVGVNREGAFAEYLVIPAFNAFKIPENIPDEMAAIFDPFGNAVHTALSFDLVGEDVLVSGAGPIGIMAAAVCKHVGARHVVITDVNEYRLELARKMGVTRAVNVSEENLTDVMAELGMTEGFDVGLEMSGAPPAFRTLLNTMNHGGRIALLGIPPSDMAIDWNQVIFKGLFIKGIYGREMFETWYKMAALIQSGLDLSPIITHQFAIDDYQKGFDIMRSGQSGKVILNWD